The nucleotide window CGGATCTGCGGCACGCCCCGGAGCACGGATGGGGTCTCTCCCAGCAGGGAGGCGACCATCGCCTTGGGCACCAGGTTCTTGGCGCCGCGGACTCTGACGGTGCCGTCCAGCGGGTTTCCCCCACGTACTTCGAGCATGTTCCTCCCTGATTCCGGTGATCGGATCCGGGCACAGCGACACCCGGAGACGGTGCCCGGACGGTGGTCGGGGCACGGTCCTAGACTATCGCAGGCGGAAGCCGACCGCCGATTCGCCGAGGCGGTCCCCACCTTCACGGCCGACCATGACGGTCGACCGCCTCGGCGAGTCTCCGATGGCTGCGGTCGACCGCCTCGGCGAGGGTCAGACCTTTGCGGGCAGGGTCGTCGGTTTGAATGCGAACCGGGAGGATTCGTAGGCGACGATGTCGTCCTCTTTGGCCAGGGTGAGGCTGATGTCGTCGTGGCCTTCGAGCAGGCGCCACCGCGTGTAGTCGTCGATCTGGAACGGGACGGTGACCGAGTCACAGGTCACGGTCTTCTCGTTCAGGTCGACGGTGATGGAGGTGCCCGGCTGGTTTTCGAGGATCTTCCAGATCAGCTCGATGTCGTGCTGCTCGAGCTGAGCGGCCAGCAGGCCCTCCTTGCCGGAGTTGCCGCGGAAGATGTCGCCGAAGCGCGAGGACAGGACGACGCGGAAGCCGTAGTCCTTGAGCGCCCAGACGGCGTGTTCGCGCGACGAGCCGGTGCCGAAGTCGGGTCCGGCGACGAGGACGGAGCCGGCCGAGTAGTCGGGGTCGTTGAGGACGAAGTCGTCGTTGGTCCGCCACCGGTAGAACAGGGCATCCTCGAAGCCGGTGCGGGTGACCCGTTTGAGGAACTTCGCCGGGATGATCTGGTCGGTGTCGATGTTAGATCGGCGCAGAGGGACGCCGATGCCGGTGTGGGTGCTGAAAGCTTCCATGGCTCGTCTTCCTTCGTCAGTCGTTCGCCGAGATCGGGGTCAGGTTGAGGCTGAGTCGTTCATCGGCCCATTCCACGGGTTCGGCGTCTCGCGGCAGGTCGGCGACGTCGCCGGGTGAGGACAGGGTTCCGCGCACCGCGGTGGCGGCGGCGACCAGCGGTGAGACGAGGTGGGTGCGTCCGCCCTTGCCCTGACGGCCTTCGAAGTTGCGGTTCGAGGTCGAGGCGCAGCGTTCGCCTTCGGCGAGCTGGTCGGGGTTCATGCCCAAGCACATCGAGCAGCCGGCGAAGCGCCATTCGCCGCCGAAGTCCTTGAAGATCGTGTCAAGACCCTCTTCTTCGGCCTGGAGGCGGACCTTCGCGGAGCCGGGAACGACCATGAAGCGGACGTTCTCGGCCTTCTTCCGACCACGGACGACGTCGGCGGCGGCGCGCAGGTCCTCGATCCGGGAGTTCGTGCACGAGCCGAGGAAGACGGTGTCAACCTCGATCTCGCGCAGCGGCGTACCCGGCGTCAGTCCCATATAGGCCAGGGCGTTGGCCGCGGCGGCCTTGTCGTTCTCATCGGTGAAGTCATCGGGGCTGGGCACGCTGGCCGACAGCGGCAGACCCTGGCCGGGGTTCGTGCCCCAGGTGACGAAGGGTTCGATGTCTTCGGCGTTGAGGACGACCTCGGCGTCGAATTCCGCGCCTTCGTCCGTGTAGAGGGTCTTCCAGTACTCGACCGCGGCGTCCCAGTCTTCGCCTTCGGGCGCGTGCGGGCGGCCCTTGACGTAGTCGAACGTCGTCTCATCGGGGGCGACCATTCCGGCGCGGGCGCCGGCTTCGATCGACATATTGCAGATCGTCATGCGCGCTTCCATCGACAGCTGACGGATTGCGGAGCCGCGGTATTCGAGCACGTAGCCCTGTCCCCCGCCGGTGCCGATCTTCGCGATGATGGCGAGGATGATGTCCTTCGCGCTCGACCCTTCGGGCAGGTCGCCGTCGACGGTGATGGACATCGTCTTGAAGGGCTTGAGGCTCAGCGTCTGGGTTGCGAGCACGTGTTCGACCTCGGAGGTGCCGATGCCGAAGGCGAGCGCTCCGAAGGCGCCGTGGGTGGAGGTGTGCGAGTCGCCGCAGACGACGGTGGTGCCCGGCTGGGTCAGGCCCAGCTGCGGTCCCACGACGTGGACGATGCCCTGATCGGCGTCGCCGAGGCTGTGCAGACGGATCCCGAACTCTTCGGCGTTCTTGCGCAGGGTGTTGATCTGCGTGGCCGAGGTGGGTTCGGCGATCGGCTTGTCGATGTCCCAGGTCGGGGTGTTGTGGTCCTCGGTGGCGATGGTGAGGTCGGGGCGGCGCACTGGACGCCCGGCGAGTCGGAGTCCGTCGAAGGCCTGCGGGCTCGTCACCTCGTGGACGAGGTGGAGGTCGATGTAGATGAGGTCCGGCGCACCGTCAACACCAAGTGAGACGACGTGATCGGCCCAGACCTTCTCGGCCAATGTGCGTGGCATGGTTCCTCCCGCCGATGCAGGGGTTCCCTGCATCCGATGTAGAGCTGACGCGACGAGGTTCGACGCGTCGACGAACTGGGTTGTCTGCACTGGAGTGAGTGCGTAATCGAAATCTACTCGCCCGTATCGCAATGCGAACTTGCATCTCGCCCACTGAGACGCGCACAATGGTGTCTATGACAAGCAATGGTAGCGGCGTCGGGGTCATCGACAAGGCCGCAATGGTTCTCTCCGCACTTGAGGCCGGACCCGCCTCTCTCGCCGAATTGGTGACGCTGACCGGACTGGCACGCCCCACTGCCCACCGCCTGGCTGTTGCCCTTGAATTCCACCGCATCGTCGGCCGTGATCTGCAGGGACGCTTCGTCCTCGGACCGCGCCTGGCCGAGCTGTCCTCGGCTGCCGGTGAGGATCGCCTGCTGGCCGCCGCCGGCCCGGTGCTCGGAGCGCTGCGCGATCAGACCGGTGAATCCGCTCAGCTCTTCCGCCGCCAGGGGGATCTGCGCCTGTGCGTGGCCGCCGCCGAACGCCCCGTGGGCCTGCGCGACTCCGTGCCGATCGGAGCAACCCTGAGCATGCGGGCCGGCTCCGCCGCTCAGGTGCTGCTGGCCTGGGAGGAGCCCGACCGTCTGCATACCGGACTGCGCGGGGCCCGGTTCTCCGCGACGATGCTCTCCGGAGTCCGTCGCCGAGGATGGGCGCAGTCGATCGCCGAACGTGAACGAGGCGTCGCCTCGGTGTCGGCCCCTGTGCGCGGGCCGAGCAATCGCGTGGTTGCGGCCGTCTCGATCTCCGGACCCGTCGACCGGCTCACCCGGCAGCCGGGTCGTCTGCACGCGAAGTCCGTCATCGATGCCGCCCGGACTCTGACCGAAGCTCTCGTGCGCGGGTGATGAACTGACTCGACAGGCATGATCTCGTCTCGACCGACGCTATGCGGGCCCGGGGGAACTCTTCCCCGGGCCCGCAGTCTGTACTATGGCCCCATGATCGCCGCCCAGAGACGCAATATCATCGTCGAAACGATCGAGAGAGACGGCGCCGTCTCCATCACTGCCCTGTCCGAGAAGCTCGACACCTCGGCCGTGACGATTCGCCGCGACCTCGATCAGCTCGCCGAGGAGGGGCGACTCATCCGCACACACGGCGGTGCCGTGCTGGCCTCGAGCGCACGGGAGTCGAGCTATGCGGAGAAGCTCGAGCAGGCGCTGGCGGAGAAGACGGCGATCGCACGTGCCGCGGCCGCCCGTGTGCGCAACGGGGATGTCGTGGCGCTGGGGCCGGGCACGACGACCGAGCTGCTGGCCAAGGAGCTCACGCGGTTCTCGGGCCTGCGCGTGGTCACGAATTCGCTGCTCGTCGCCGAGGCCATGGTCTCCTCCCCCGACAATGAGGTCATCGTCGTCGGCGGAATGCTGCGACATTCCATCCGTGCCTTCGTCGGCGGTGGGACGGTCTCCCAGCTGCTCGGGCTGCGCGCCGACACCGTCTTCCTCTCCGGCAACGGCCTGGCCGCGGACTTCGGCCTCTCGACCCCCGCCTTCCCGGTCGCCGACACAGATCGCGCCATGGCCACAGGCGCGGGACGGGTCATCGCGCTCGTCGATCACACGAAGGTCGGAATCCGCTCGTCCGTGCTCACGGTCCCGACCGACGAGATCGACCACCTCATCACGGATGCGAAGAGTGACAAAGCCGAGGTCGGGGCCCTGCAGAAGGCGGGCGTCGACGTCGAAGCGGTGTGACTTTCGACCGCCCGCAGACCACTCCCCGAAGCACCCTCCGGACAAACGATCAAAACAGTTCAGGTTCGATCACTAGCGATCAGGCTCACAATCCTCTAAAGTGTCGTGCTTAGGTGGCCCAGCCCACAGAATGCCATTCACCGACGCCGTTGGAGGAACCTTGGAAGCAATCCGCTTAGATGCACAGTGGATCGACTATCTGCTGATAGCGATCTACTTCGTCTTCGTCCTCGGGATCGGCTGGTTCGCCAAACGCGGGATCTCCTCGAGCATCGAGTTCCTCCTCTCCGGGCGGAGCCTTCCGGCCTGGGTCACGGCTCTCGCCTTCGTCTCGGCCAACCTCGGCGCCGTGGAGATCATGGGCATGTCCGCAACGGGTGCCCAGTACGGCATGCCGACGATGCACTATTTCTGGATCGGCGCAGTCCCGGCGATGCTCTTCCTCGGTGTCGTCATGATGCCCTTCTACTACGGATCCAAGGTCAGATCCGTGCCGGAGTTCATGCGCAAACGCTTCGGCACCGGCGCCCACCTGGTCAATGCGCTGTCGTTCGCGGTCGCGCAGATCCTCATCGCCGGCGTCAACCTCTTCCTGCTCGGCACGATCGTCAACCGCCTCCTCGGCTGGCCGCTGTGGATCGCCCTCGTCGTCGCCGCCGTGATCGTCCTGTCCTACATCACGCTCGGTGGCCTCACCGCCGCGATCTACAACGAAGTGCTCCAGTTCTTCGTCATCGTCGCAGCGCTCCTGCCGCTGACGCTCATCGGCCTCAACCGCGTCGGCGGCTGGGACGGCCTCGTGGACCGGGTGAGCAACGACGGAATGCTCGGAGCCGAACAGCTGAGCAGCTGGCCGGGTGAGCAGCTCTCCGGATTCGACAACCCCGTGCTCTCGGTCGTCGGCATCGTCTTCGGCCTCGGCTTCGTGCTCTCCTTCGGCTACTGGACGACGAACTTCGTCGAGGTCCAGCGGGCGATGGCGTCGAAGAGCATCAACGCCGCTCGACTGACCCCGATCCTCGGCGCGTTCCCGAAGATGCTCATCCCCTTCATCGTCGTCATCCCCGGCATGATCGCTGCGGTGCTCGTCAACCAGCTCACGGAGTTCAAGCAGATCTCCGCCTCCGTCGACGAGGCGACCGCACAGGCTCAGACCGGCGTGACGTACAACGATGCGCTCCTGCTGCTCATGCGCGAGGTCCTGCCGAACGGTCTGCTGGGCATCGCGATCGCCGGTCTGCTCGCCGCATTCATGGCGGGGATGGCCGCGAACATCTCCGCGTTCAACACGGTCTTCAGCTACGACCTGTGGCAGCAGTACGTGGTCAAGGACCGCGAGGACGACTACTACCTCAAGGTCGGCCGATTCGCCACGATCGGCGCCTGCATCGTCGCGATCTTCACCGCCCTCATCGCCGGCAACTTCTCCAACCTCATGGACTACCTGCAGACGCTGTTCGGCTTCTTCAACGCACCGCTGTTCGCAACGTTCATCCTCGGCATGTTCTGGAAACGGATGACTGCGACGGCCGGTTGGGTCGGCCTCGTCGGCGGTACGCTCTCGGCTGTCGCCGTCTTCATCCTCAGCGAGACGGGGGTCTTCGACCTGCCCGGTCAGGGTGCGGCCTTCCTCGCCGCGAGCACCGCGTTCGTCGTCGACATCGTGCTCTCGGTGATCGTCACCTACTTCACCTCACCGAAGCCGCCAGCTGAGCTGCGCGGGCTCGTCTACTCGGAGACCCCGAAAGCCGACTTCGAGGACTTCAGCGAACCGAAGCCGCCGGTGTGGAAGCGTCCGGTTCCCGTCGCGGGAGTCGCACTCGTCCTCGTCATCATCCTCAACGTGACCTTCGGGTGAAGGAGCAGACCATGAGCAAATCACACGAACTGACCAAGACCGCGGGCGCCTTCGACATCCGCAATTTCATCGGAGTGCTGCTGGGTGTCTTCGGCATCATCCTCACCCTCGCCGGGATCTTCGCCTTCACCCCCGACGAGGCGGAGCGCACCGGCGGCATCGATGCGAACCTGTGGACCGGCATCGGCCTCATCATCGCCGCGCTGCTCTTCCTTGCCTGGGCCAAGCTGCGACCGCTGAAGATCATCGACGACCCGGATGACGTCACCGGCACCGAGGCGGCTCCGGGCAGCGACTGACACCGCGGTTCACAGATCGGTCGGCCGATGTCGACGGTCAGAGCCCTGCCATCGCCGCAGCCACCTCGGTGATCGCGGACTGCGGAATGTCACGTGCGGCGTCGTCGAGCACGAGCAGTCGGGCAGTCCGAATATCGCGGGCGAGCGCTTCGCCGTTTCCCACGGGGAAGAACGGGGCCAGCCGACCGTGGACGATGAGTGTCGGCAGCGTCAGCTCCGGCAGCCTCTCCCGCCACCGGGGCCTGCAGTCGAGCCGAGAGAACACCATTCCCACCTGGTCGGCGAGGTGAGCGGCCGGATCGGAGCTGTCCGTCCGGTCCCAGATCCGCTGAGCTCTCCCCCGAGCCTCCTCAGGATCGTCGCCGAGGATGCGCGCCGCCTCGGCGGCGTATTCTCCGACCGCGGCGGGGTCCGTCCAGTCCGGCTCGGGCCGGGAGAAGAGCCGTTTCATCGCCGTCGCGTCGTGGTCGGGCAGATCCTCGTCGACCGGTCCGGGGGCGACGGGTCGTGAACCGATGAGGGTGAGAGCGGCGAACGCTTCTGGGTGGTCGAGGGCCGCGACCTGAGCGACCATCCCGCTGATGCCGATGCCCGCCAGGTGCACGGGCCCGCTGCCGAGGGTGTCCGCCAGAGCGGCGGCATCGGCGGCGAGGTCTCGCAGCGTGTATGCGGGGGCTTCGAGGTCGCCTCTGGTCGAGGCACCGGCATCACGGAGATCGCAGCGCACGACGTATCGCCCTCGATCTGCCAGCGATTCGCACAGCGCGTCCGGCCAGGACAGCATCGTCGGTCCGCCGAGGCAGAGGACCGGTGGTGTCGAATCCGTGCCGAAGGCCTCGATGCCGAGCACGACTCCATTGACCTCACGGGTTTCCATCCCGGCCTCCCCATCGGTATCAGTTCATAATCAGAACCGTGATTTCAATAATGAACCGATAGGTGCGACCGGTCAAGGGTGAGGTCAGTCGATAGTGGGGTCATTCGACGGTGGAGTCAGTCGACAGCGGAGGTCAGGCGAGTCGTCCAGCTCCCGGACCCGCGCTGACGGCGAAGATGTCAGGTGCTCGGTAGCCGCGTTCCGCGAACGCCTCGGTCACGGCAGCACTGATGTCGTCGACGGCATCAGCGTCGACGAGCGCGATCGCCGATCCTCCGAAACCGCCGCCGATCATCCGCGCTCCGATCGCACCGGCATCCATCGCCGCTGCGACCGCGGCATCGAGCTCGACGCACGACACCTCATAGTCCTTCGACAGCGAGGTGTGGGAGGCGAGCAGGAGTTCGCCGATGCCTCGGATCCCGTTCCCTGCTGCGGTTCCCTTCACACCGTCTGCGCTGTCGCCGGACCCGCTGTCGCTCGCCCCGTCGAGCAGATCGACAGTGGCATGCACGCGGGCGTTCTCGCTGAACACGTGCCGCACCCGCTTCTGCTGCTCGTCGGTCAGGTCGCTCAGATCTGCAGCCTCGTCGACTTCGCGCAGGCTCTCGGCGCCGAAGAGCGCGGCGACGTCTTCGCAGGTCCGCCTGCGGACTCCGTATCCGCTTTCGCTGTGGGAGTGCGAGACTCGCGTATCGATGACGAGCAGCTTCAGCCCCTCGGCGTCGAGATCGAAGGGGATCTGGCGGGTGCTGAGATCACGGCAGTCGAGGAAGAGCGCGTGCCCGTCCTCGGTCATGATGGAGGCGGCCTGGTCGACGATTCCGGTCGGAGCACCGACGAAGTCGTTCTCAGCCCGCTGGGTGAGCAGCACCTTCTCCGCATCGCTGAGCCCGAGCCCGCAGACCTCGTCGAGTGCGATGAGCACGGCCACTTCGAGGGCGTGAGAAGACGAGAGTCCGGCACCGACGGGTACGGTCGATTCGATGTAGAGGTCGAAGCCTTCGACGACCGTGCCCGTGGTCTTCGCGATCTCGTCGACGACTCCTGCGGGATGGCTGAGCCAGCCGCGCAGCACTCCCGGCGCGAGCTCCTCGGCCGTGAACTGGCCGGACAGCCGCAGGCCAGAATCGTCGCGATGGTCGGAGATGATCCGGATGCTCTCTGCTCGCAGAGGCGGCTCCGCTGTGCCGTGGACATCTTCGGCGCTCTGGGCTTCGGATCGTTCGGGGCGGCGTCCGATGGCGACGTGCACGGCCCGGTCGATGGCGATGGGCAGGACGAATCCGTTGTTGTAGTCGGTGTGCTCACCGATGAGGTTGACGCGTCCGGGCGCCCGGTAGCAGCCGAGTGGCTGATAGCCGAACAGTGTGGTGAATTCGGCCGCGAGACTCGCGGCGGTCGGTCCGGCCCGGTTCATCGGTCGCCTCCTTCGCTCGTCGAGTCCGCCGAACCAGACGCGTGCGCCTCACCTCTGGCCACGCTCACCGCGCGCAGCCGGGCGGCGGTCTCCTCGGCGGAGACGTCGCCGACGAAGGCGCCCATGGCTGCTTCGGATCCGGCGAGGAACTTCAGCTTGTTCTCAGCTCTGCGCGGGCTCGTGATCTCAAGATGGAGCCATTCGGCCGACCGGTCCTCGCTGTGAACCGGTGCCTGGTGCCAGGCCGCGATATAGGGGGTGGGGGTCGGATAGAGTCCGTCGATGCGTCGCAGCACCTCGGGATAGGTGCGGGCCAGATCGTCTCGCTCGGCGTCACTGAGTTCGTCGAGGCCGCCCACCTGTCGGTGAGGGACGATGTGGACTTCGATCGGCCACCGGGCGGCGAAGGGCACGAAGGCGGAGAAGTGCTCGGATTCGAGGACCATCCGCTCCCCCGAACCGCGTTCGAAGGCCAGCACGTCGCCCATCAGCGGCCGTCCGGTCGCGCGCAGGTGCTGCTTCGCCCTGGCCGAGGTGATCGCCGTGTGCGGTGTGACATACGGGTAAGCATAGATCTGACCGTGCGGGTGATTCATCGTCACCCCGATCTCCTCGCCGCGGTTCTCGAAGACGAAGACCTGCTCGATGCCCGGCAGTGCCTGCAGTTCGGCGGTGCGATGTGCCCACGCATCGATGACGGTGCGGGCGCGCACATCGCCGAGCTCGGCGAAGGACCCGTCGTGCTCGGAGGAGAACACGACGACTTCGCAGCGGCCGTGGCCGGGAGCCGACAGCGCAGAGGTCACGGATTCGACCGTGGCAGCGGCTGCCTCGGCGGTGGTGGAATTCGTCGGCGCGGCCGCCTCGGCGAGGGAAGCGTCGACGGACGCAGGCGACGGGACGTCACCGAGGTCGGGTCCCAGCGAGGGGAAGCGGTTCTCGAAGACGACGACGTCGAAATCAGCGGCGGGGACTTCGGTGGGTCGATCGGGCGTCGACGGGCACAGCGGGCAGTCGGCGGCGGCCGGCAGGTGGGTGCGCGACTGTCGGTGCGTGGCCACGGCCACCCATTCCCCGGTGAGCACGTCGAAGCGCACAGTGCCGCTGGCGGGTCGGACTTCCCGAGGCCGGGGGTCCGCGTCGATCGTCGGTGCTGGTGAGTCGGGGTCCTGGAAGAACAGGGCCTCACGACCATCGGACAGTTTCGTCCGGCGATGCGACGCTGACATCAGACCTCCCAAAAGTTATCATTTTCGATCATAATGCTAACATCAGGCCGCCGTTGTGTGCGCCGTCGGCGTAGAATATCGGCAACGATTCCTCCCGCCGCCGACCCCGGAGATCCATGACCGCCGATATCGAACTCGCCCGCGACGAGTCCACTGCGGTCATCTCCCCCATCGGTGCGTCCCTGCTCAGCTTCGCCGTCGGCGAGCGCCCGGTCGTCGTGCCGATGGGAGCGTTCGACGGCGCTGTGCTCGCCCCGTGGCCGAACCGGATCGCCGACGGCCGCTTCGATTTCGGCGGGCGAAGCCATCAGCTGCCGATCACCGAACCCGAACGCCAGACCGCCCTGCACGGTCTCGTCGCCGGTGTCGAATGGACTGTGGCGAAACGGACGGAGTGCGCGGTGAGCCTCGAATTCTCTCTGCGACCGAGCGAGGGATATCCGTTCACCTTCGCCCTGTCGATCGACTATGAGCTCGCCGAGGCGGCGCTGAGCATCCGCGCCCGTGCCCGGAATCTCGGGACCGATTCGGCCCCGTTCGGCTTCGGCTTCCATCCGTGGCTGTCCCCCGGCACCGCGGCTGGAGCCGCAGCCGGCAGACCCAGCGGCTCTTCCACCGGCACTTCCGCTGGCAGTTCCACAGGCATCCCCACGGGCATCCTCGTCGACGAGGCTCAGCTGCTCGTCCCCGCCACCACCTGGTTCCAGCCCGATGACCGCCTCATCCCCCGCGGTGTCCGCCCGTTCGATGACGGCACGGTGATCCCGGCCGACCATGCGGCCGAGGAGTCGGCGTGCATCGTCTGCAAGGACTTCCGAGCGATTCGCACGATCGGCGGTGCGGTGCTCGATGATGCCTTCGGTTCGCCTCGGCGCGGGAGTGACGGGTGGTCGCGGGCTCGGCTCAAGGGAGTCGACGATCGTGAGATCGTCGTCGGGATGGGACCTGGTTTCCGCACCTGGCAGGTGTGCACGGGCGACGGCCTCGGTGACGATCTGTCCAGACAGGCGATCGCGATCGAGCCGATGACGTGTCCGCCCAACGCCTTTGCCGCCGGGACCGCCGGCGAGGACTTCGACGTTGTCGAGCCCGGTCAGGACCTCGCTGTCGAGTGGAGCCTGTCGCTGTTGTCGAGCGGAGAGTGCGCACGCGAAGGTGCTGAGTCTTCTGCGGAGTCGGCCGAATCGTGTGCAGAAGCAGCAGGGCCTTCTGGGGCGCGCGGAGACTGAGTCTCGCCGTCCCTTCGCCTGCCGGCCCACACGACGGCCGGTGCCTGCTTGCCTGTGGCTCCCTGCGCCCGCGGGTCTGCCGGTATGACGAACGTCGTGCCGCGTGAAAGGGCACCCTGATAGGTTGCAACTACAAGCAGACAGCCAGGGACTGCATTCCGGACGGGACGCATTCCATTCGCGAAAGGGACGAGCATGTCGACTCCACAGAACCCGAACGATCCGAATAACGACCAGCCGACTCCGACTGAGCAGACTCCCGATCGTCCGAACGCCGGATCGGACGAACAGGGACAGGACCCGCAGGCCAGTCAGGATCCACGAGACGGCCAGAACCTGCAGTCCAGCCAGCACTCGCAGGCCGGCCACGACTCGCAGCCCGGCTTTCAGCAGGGAACCTATGATCCCAGCGGCTACCAGGCGCAGGCCTATCAGCAGGGTGCCTACTCTCAGCCCGACGC belongs to Brevibacterium spongiae and includes:
- the leuD gene encoding 3-isopropylmalate dehydratase small subunit, with translation MEAFSTHTGIGVPLRRSNIDTDQIIPAKFLKRVTRTGFEDALFYRWRTNDDFVLNDPDYSAGSVLVAGPDFGTGSSREHAVWALKDYGFRVVLSSRFGDIFRGNSGKEGLLAAQLEQHDIELIWKILENQPGTSITVDLNEKTVTCDSVTVPFQIDDYTRWRLLEGHDDISLTLAKEDDIVAYESSRFAFKPTTLPAKV
- the leuC gene encoding 3-isopropylmalate dehydratase large subunit, whose translation is MPRTLAEKVWADHVVSLGVDGAPDLIYIDLHLVHEVTSPQAFDGLRLAGRPVRRPDLTIATEDHNTPTWDIDKPIAEPTSATQINTLRKNAEEFGIRLHSLGDADQGIVHVVGPQLGLTQPGTTVVCGDSHTSTHGAFGALAFGIGTSEVEHVLATQTLSLKPFKTMSITVDGDLPEGSSAKDIILAIIAKIGTGGGQGYVLEYRGSAIRQLSMEARMTICNMSIEAGARAGMVAPDETTFDYVKGRPHAPEGEDWDAAVEYWKTLYTDEGAEFDAEVVLNAEDIEPFVTWGTNPGQGLPLSASVPSPDDFTDENDKAAAANALAYMGLTPGTPLREIEVDTVFLGSCTNSRIEDLRAAADVVRGRKKAENVRFMVVPGSAKVRLQAEEEGLDTIFKDFGGEWRFAGCSMCLGMNPDQLAEGERCASTSNRNFEGRQGKGGRTHLVSPLVAAATAVRGTLSSPGDVADLPRDAEPVEWADERLSLNLTPISAND
- a CDS encoding IclR family transcriptional regulator; the protein is MTSNGSGVGVIDKAAMVLSALEAGPASLAELVTLTGLARPTAHRLAVALEFHRIVGRDLQGRFVLGPRLAELSSAAGEDRLLAAAGPVLGALRDQTGESAQLFRRQGDLRLCVAAAERPVGLRDSVPIGATLSMRAGSAAQVLLAWEEPDRLHTGLRGARFSATMLSGVRRRGWAQSIAERERGVASVSAPVRGPSNRVVAAVSISGPVDRLTRQPGRLHAKSVIDAARTLTEALVRG
- a CDS encoding DeoR/GlpR family DNA-binding transcription regulator, translated to MIAAQRRNIIVETIERDGAVSITALSEKLDTSAVTIRRDLDQLAEEGRLIRTHGGAVLASSARESSYAEKLEQALAEKTAIARAAAARVRNGDVVALGPGTTTELLAKELTRFSGLRVVTNSLLVAEAMVSSPDNEVIVVGGMLRHSIRAFVGGGTVSQLLGLRADTVFLSGNGLAADFGLSTPAFPVADTDRAMATGAGRVIALVDHTKVGIRSSVLTVPTDEIDHLITDAKSDKAEVGALQKAGVDVEAV
- a CDS encoding sodium:solute symporter family protein translates to MEAIRLDAQWIDYLLIAIYFVFVLGIGWFAKRGISSSIEFLLSGRSLPAWVTALAFVSANLGAVEIMGMSATGAQYGMPTMHYFWIGAVPAMLFLGVVMMPFYYGSKVRSVPEFMRKRFGTGAHLVNALSFAVAQILIAGVNLFLLGTIVNRLLGWPLWIALVVAAVIVLSYITLGGLTAAIYNEVLQFFVIVAALLPLTLIGLNRVGGWDGLVDRVSNDGMLGAEQLSSWPGEQLSGFDNPVLSVVGIVFGLGFVLSFGYWTTNFVEVQRAMASKSINAARLTPILGAFPKMLIPFIVVIPGMIAAVLVNQLTEFKQISASVDEATAQAQTGVTYNDALLLLMREVLPNGLLGIAIAGLLAAFMAGMAANISAFNTVFSYDLWQQYVVKDREDDYYLKVGRFATIGACIVAIFTALIAGNFSNLMDYLQTLFGFFNAPLFATFILGMFWKRMTATAGWVGLVGGTLSAVAVFILSETGVFDLPGQGAAFLAASTAFVVDIVLSVIVTYFTSPKPPAELRGLVYSETPKADFEDFSEPKPPVWKRPVPVAGVALVLVIILNVTFG
- a CDS encoding alpha/beta fold hydrolase; the encoded protein is METREVNGVVLGIEAFGTDSTPPVLCLGGPTMLSWPDALCESLADRGRYVVRCDLRDAGASTRGDLEAPAYTLRDLAADAAALADTLGSGPVHLAGIGISGMVAQVAALDHPEAFAALTLIGSRPVAPGPVDEDLPDHDATAMKRLFSRPEPDWTDPAAVGEYAAEAARILGDDPEEARGRAQRIWDRTDSSDPAAHLADQVGMVFSRLDCRPRWRERLPELTLPTLIVHGRLAPFFPVGNGEALARDIRTARLLVLDDAARDIPQSAITEVAAAMAGL
- the galK gene encoding galactokinase; amino-acid sequence: MNRAGPTAASLAAEFTTLFGYQPLGCYRAPGRVNLIGEHTDYNNGFVLPIAIDRAVHVAIGRRPERSEAQSAEDVHGTAEPPLRAESIRIISDHRDDSGLRLSGQFTAEELAPGVLRGWLSHPAGVVDEIAKTTGTVVEGFDLYIESTVPVGAGLSSSHALEVAVLIALDEVCGLGLSDAEKVLLTQRAENDFVGAPTGIVDQAASIMTEDGHALFLDCRDLSTRQIPFDLDAEGLKLLVIDTRVSHSHSESGYGVRRRTCEDVAALFGAESLREVDEAADLSDLTDEQQKRVRHVFSENARVHATVDLLDGASDSGSGDSADGVKGTAAGNGIRGIGELLLASHTSLSKDYEVSCVELDAAVAAAMDAGAIGARMIGGGFGGSAIALVDADAVDDISAAVTEAFAERGYRAPDIFAVSAGPGAGRLA
- the galT gene encoding galactose-1-phosphate uridylyltransferase translates to MSASHRRTKLSDGREALFFQDPDSPAPTIDADPRPREVRPASGTVRFDVLTGEWVAVATHRQSRTHLPAAADCPLCPSTPDRPTEVPAADFDVVVFENRFPSLGPDLGDVPSPASVDASLAEAAAPTNSTTAEAAAATVESVTSALSAPGHGRCEVVVFSSEHDGSFAELGDVRARTVIDAWAHRTAELQALPGIEQVFVFENRGEEIGVTMNHPHGQIYAYPYVTPHTAITSARAKQHLRATGRPLMGDVLAFERGSGERMVLESEHFSAFVPFAARWPIEVHIVPHRQVGGLDELSDAERDDLARTYPEVLRRIDGLYPTPTPYIAAWHQAPVHSEDRSAEWLHLEITSPRRAENKLKFLAGSEAAMGAFVGDVSAEETAARLRAVSVARGEAHASGSADSTSEGGDR
- a CDS encoding aldose 1-epimerase family protein, yielding MTADIELARDESTAVISPIGASLLSFAVGERPVVVPMGAFDGAVLAPWPNRIADGRFDFGGRSHQLPITEPERQTALHGLVAGVEWTVAKRTECAVSLEFSLRPSEGYPFTFALSIDYELAEAALSIRARARNLGTDSAPFGFGFHPWLSPGTAAGAAAGRPSGSSTGTSAGSSTGIPTGILVDEAQLLVPATTWFQPDDRLIPRGVRPFDDGTVIPADHAAEESACIVCKDFRAIRTIGGAVLDDAFGSPRRGSDGWSRARLKGVDDREIVVGMGPGFRTWQVCTGDGLGDDLSRQAIAIEPMTCPPNAFAAGTAGEDFDVVEPGQDLAVEWSLSLLSSGECAREGAESSAESAESCAEAAGPSGARGD